One Yimella lutea DNA window includes the following coding sequences:
- the rplB gene encoding 50S ribosomal protein L2 has product MGIRKYKPTTPGRRGSSVADFVEVTRSTPEKSLVRPLPKTGGRNASGRITTRHIGGGHKRAYRVIDFRRSDKDGVPAKVAHIEYDPNRTARIALLHYADGEKRYIIAPNRLSQGDTIENGVGADIKPGNNLPLRNIPTGTVVHCIELRPGGGAKIARSAGSRVQLVAKDGPYAQLRMPSGEIRNVDVRCRATVGEVGNAEQSNINWGKAGRMRWKGKRPTVRGVAMNPVDHPHGGGEGKTSGGRNPVSPWGQKEGRTRRPNKSSDKMIVRRRRTGKKR; this is encoded by the coding sequence ATGGGTATCCGTAAATACAAGCCGACGACGCCGGGACGGCGTGGTTCGAGCGTGGCCGACTTCGTCGAAGTCACCCGCTCGACCCCCGAGAAGTCCCTGGTGCGTCCGCTGCCGAAGACCGGTGGTCGTAACGCCTCGGGCCGCATCACCACTCGCCACATCGGCGGTGGCCACAAGCGCGCTTACCGGGTGATCGACTTCCGTCGTTCCGACAAGGACGGCGTGCCGGCGAAGGTCGCTCACATCGAGTACGACCCGAACCGCACCGCGCGCATCGCGCTGCTGCACTACGCGGACGGCGAGAAGCGTTACATCATCGCCCCGAACAGGCTCAGCCAGGGCGACACGATCGAGAACGGTGTCGGCGCCGACATCAAGCCCGGCAACAACCTGCCGCTGCGCAACATCCCGACCGGTACGGTCGTCCACTGCATCGAGCTTCGGCCCGGTGGCGGTGCGAAGATCGCCCGCTCGGCCGGTTCGCGTGTGCAGCTCGTCGCCAAGGACGGCCCCTACGCCCAGCTGCGTATGCCGTCCGGTGAGATCCGCAACGTCGACGTGCGCTGCCGCGCCACCGTCGGCGAGGTGGGCAACGCCGAGCAGAGCAACATCAACTGGGGTAAGGCCGGCCGTATGCGCTGGAAGGGCAAGCGCCCGACCGTCCGTGGTGTCGCCATGAACCCGGTCGACCACCCGCACGGTGGTGGTGAGGGCAAGACCTCCGGTGGTCGTAACCCTGTGTCGCCGTGGGGACAGAAGGAAGGCCGCACCCGTCGGCCCAACAAGAGCAGCGACAAGATGATCGTCCGTCGCCGTCGTACTGGAAAGAAGCGCTAA
- the rplV gene encoding 50S ribosomal protein L22 — protein sequence MEAKAQARFVRVTPMKARRVVDLIRGKNAQEAIAVLTFAPQSASEPVLKVLNSAIANARVQADKHSVAFDERTLVVTSAFVDEGPTMKRFRPRAQGRASRINKRTSHITVFVAQPEKKDGGR from the coding sequence ATGGAAGCCAAGGCGCAGGCGCGGTTCGTCCGTGTGACGCCGATGAAGGCCCGCCGCGTCGTGGACCTCATCCGGGGCAAGAACGCCCAGGAAGCGATCGCCGTGCTCACCTTCGCGCCGCAGAGCGCGAGCGAGCCGGTGCTGAAGGTGCTCAACAGCGCCATCGCCAACGCACGCGTGCAGGCCGACAAGCACTCTGTTGCGTTCGACGAGCGCACCCTCGTGGTGACCTCGGCGTTCGTGGACGAGGGCCCGACCATGAAGCGGTTCCGCCCCCGTGCCCAGGGCCGCGCGAGCCGCATCAACAAGCGCACGAGCCACATCACCGTGTTCGTCGCACAGCCCGAGAAGAAGGACGGAGGCCGCTGA
- the rplW gene encoding 50S ribosomal protein L23, translating to MSTQFNVGKDPRDILVAPVLTEKSYSLLDEGKYTFVVDPRANKTEIKIAVEQIFDVKVDSVHTLNRKGKTRRTRFGMGKRKDTKRAIVSLKEGSIDIFGSAS from the coding sequence GTGAGCACGCAGTTCAACGTCGGCAAGGACCCGCGCGACATCCTCGTCGCGCCGGTGCTGACCGAGAAGTCGTACAGCCTGCTGGACGAGGGTAAGTACACGTTCGTCGTGGACCCCCGCGCCAACAAGACCGAGATCAAGATTGCCGTCGAGCAGATCTTCGACGTCAAGGTCGACTCGGTCCACACGCTGAACCGTAAGGGCAAGACGCGCCGTACCCGTTTCGGGATGGGCAAGCGCAAGGACACCAAGCGCGCGATCGTCTCCCTGAAGGAAGGCTCCATCGACATCTTCGGCTCCGCGAGCTGA
- the rpsS gene encoding 30S ribosomal protein S19 produces the protein MPRSLKKGPFVDDHLAKKVEVQNEAGTKNVIKTWSRRSMITPEMLGHTLAVHDGRKHVPVFVTESMVGHKLGEFAPTRTFKGHEKDDKKGRRR, from the coding sequence ATGCCTCGTAGCCTGAAGAAGGGTCCCTTCGTCGACGACCACCTCGCCAAGAAGGTCGAGGTCCAGAACGAAGCCGGCACCAAGAACGTCATCAAGACCTGGTCGCGTCGCTCGATGATCACCCCGGAGATGCTCGGCCACACGCTGGCCGTGCACGACGGCCGCAAGCACGTCCCGGTCTTCGTGACCGAGTCGATGGTCGGCCACAAGCTGGGCGAGTTCGCCCCCACTCGTACCTTCAAGGGTCACGAGAAGGACGACAAGAAGGGCCGCCGCCGCTGA
- the rplR gene encoding 50S ribosomal protein L18 — protein MANARIVKRSNSKAAARNRRHFRLRKRVSGTTARPRMVVNRSSRHVFVQIVDDTESKTLVSASTMEADLRSFDGDKTAKAKKVGELLAARAKDAGIEAVVFDRGGNRYAGRVAAIADGAREGGLTL, from the coding sequence ATGGCAAACGCACGTATCGTCAAGCGTTCGAACAGCAAGGCTGCTGCTCGTAACCGTCGTCACTTCCGTCTGCGCAAGCGCGTCTCGGGTACGACCGCTCGTCCCCGTATGGTCGTGAACCGCAGTTCGCGTCACGTCTTCGTGCAGATCGTCGACGACACCGAGAGCAAGACCCTCGTGTCGGCGTCGACCATGGAGGCCGACCTGCGCTCGTTCGACGGTGACAAGACCGCCAAGGCGAAGAAGGTCGGCGAACTGCTGGCTGCTCGCGCCAAGGACGCCGGTATCGAGGCTGTCGTCTTCGACCGCGGCGGTAACCGGTACGCCGGTCGTGTCGCCGCCATCGCCGACGGCGCCCGCGAGGGTGGTCTGACGCTGTGA
- the rplC gene encoding 50S ribosomal protein L3, whose translation MTHTTERSVKGVLGEKLGMTQVWDENNLLVPVTVIQAGPCVVTQVRGEEADGYHAVQIAFGAIDPRKVTKPLTGHFEKAGVTPRRHVVEIRTADAAEYTLGQEITVDTFETGQEIDVVGRTKGKGFAGVMKRHGFHGVSSSHGAHKNHRKPGSIGGCATPGRVFKGMRMAGRMGGVRQTTQNLTIHAVDADKGLLLVKGAVPGPRGGVVLVRTAAKSIQKDA comes from the coding sequence ATGACTCACACCACTGAGCGCTCCGTCAAGGGCGTTCTCGGCGAGAAGCTCGGCATGACCCAGGTGTGGGACGAGAACAACCTTCTCGTTCCGGTCACCGTGATCCAGGCCGGCCCCTGTGTCGTCACGCAGGTGCGCGGCGAAGAGGCCGACGGCTACCACGCGGTCCAGATCGCCTTCGGTGCGATCGACCCGCGCAAGGTCACCAAGCCGTTGACCGGTCACTTCGAGAAGGCCGGCGTGACGCCGCGCCGCCACGTCGTCGAGATCCGCACCGCTGACGCTGCCGAGTACACGCTCGGCCAGGAGATCACGGTCGACACCTTCGAGACCGGCCAGGAGATCGACGTCGTCGGTCGCACCAAGGGCAAGGGTTTCGCCGGTGTCATGAAGCGTCACGGCTTCCACGGCGTGAGCTCCTCGCACGGTGCGCACAAGAACCACCGCAAGCCCGGCTCGATCGGTGGCTGCGCCACCCCGGGCCGTGTCTTCAAGGGGATGCGCATGGCCGGCCGTATGGGCGGCGTGCGACAGACCACCCAGAACCTCACGATCCACGCCGTGGACGCCGACAAGGGCCTGCTGCTCGTCAAGGGTGCCGTTCCCGGTCCCCGCGGCGGCGTCGTCCTGGTGCGCACGGCTGCTAAGTCGATTCAGAAGGACGCCTGA
- the rplF gene encoding 50S ribosomal protein L6 — protein MSRIGRLPVPVPSGVDVTIDGQDVAVKGPKGSLALTVPSPITVAKGEDGTVEVSRPNDERESRSRHGLTRSLINNMVVGVTEGYTKKLEIHGTGYRVTAKGSDLEFALGYSHPITVKAPEGITFAVENPTRFSVTGIDKQLVGEVAANIRKLRKPDPYKAKGVRYEGEHIRRKVGKAGK, from the coding sequence ATGTCTCGTATTGGACGTCTTCCGGTTCCCGTGCCGAGCGGTGTCGACGTGACCATCGACGGTCAGGACGTCGCGGTGAAGGGCCCCAAGGGCTCGCTCGCCCTGACCGTTCCGTCGCCGATCACCGTCGCCAAGGGCGAGGACGGCACCGTCGAGGTGTCGCGCCCGAACGACGAGCGTGAATCGCGTTCGCGCCACGGACTGACCCGCAGCCTGATCAACAACATGGTTGTCGGCGTCACCGAGGGTTACACCAAGAAGCTCGAGATCCACGGCACCGGTTACCGCGTGACCGCGAAGGGCTCCGACCTGGAGTTCGCTCTGGGCTACAGCCACCCGATCACGGTCAAGGCTCCCGAGGGCATCACGTTCGCCGTCGAGAACCCGACCCGTTTCTCGGTCACTGGCATCGACAAGCAGCTGGTCGGCGAGGTTGCTGCGAACATCCGCAAGCTGCGCAAGCCCGACCCGTACAAGGCCAAGGGCGTGCGCTACGAGGGTGAGCACATCCGCCGCAAGGTCGGAAAGGCCGGTAAGTAA
- the rplE gene encoding 50S ribosomal protein L5, translating to MTETATTTQSMPRLKQRYNDEIKQALQSEFNFANVMQVPGVVKVVVNMGVGDAARDSKLIEGAIKDLAAITGQQPAVTKARKSIAQFKLREGMPIGAHTTLRGDRMWEFLDRLVSVALPRIRDFRGLSPKQFDGNGNYTFGLNEQSMFHEIDQDKIDRVRGMDITVVTTAANDDEGRALLRQLGFPFKEK from the coding sequence ATGACTGAAACCGCAACCACCACCCAATCGATGCCGCGCCTCAAGCAGCGCTACAACGACGAGATCAAGCAGGCCCTGCAGAGCGAGTTCAACTTCGCGAACGTCATGCAGGTGCCCGGCGTGGTCAAGGTCGTCGTGAACATGGGTGTCGGTGACGCCGCCCGTGACAGCAAGCTGATCGAGGGTGCCATCAAGGACCTGGCCGCCATCACCGGTCAGCAGCCGGCCGTGACCAAGGCCCGCAAGTCGATCGCGCAGTTCAAGCTGCGCGAGGGTATGCCGATCGGTGCGCACACCACGCTGCGCGGCGACCGCATGTGGGAGTTCCTGGACCGCCTGGTCTCGGTTGCTCTCCCGCGTATCCGCGACTTCCGTGGCCTGTCGCCGAAGCAGTTCGACGGCAACGGCAACTACACCTTCGGTCTGAACGAGCAGTCGATGTTCCACGAGATCGACCAGGACAAGATCGACCGCGTGCGTGGCATGGACATCACCGTCGTCACCACTGCTGCCAACGACGACGAGGGTCGCGCGCTGCTGCGTCAGCTCGGCTTCCCTTTCAAGGAGAAGTGA
- the rpsQ gene encoding 30S ribosomal protein S17 has product MAEKTEQETVTDNLGHGGDRNYRKTRQGFVVSDKMDKTVVVEVEDRVKHALYGKVMRKTHRLKAHDEDNSCGVGDRVLIMETRPLSAQKRWRVVEILEKAK; this is encoded by the coding sequence ATGGCTGAGAAGACGGAGCAGGAAACGGTGACCGACAACCTCGGACACGGTGGAGACCGTAACTACCGCAAGACCCGTCAGGGTTTCGTGGTGAGCGACAAGATGGACAAGACCGTCGTTGTCGAGGTCGAGGACCGCGTCAAGCACGCGCTCTACGGCAAGGTCATGCGCAAGACGCACCGCCTGAAGGCGCACGACGAGGACAACTCGTGTGGCGTCGGTGACCGCGTCCTGATCATGGAAACTCGTCCGCTGTCGGCGCAGAAGCGCTGGCGCGTGGTCGAGATCCTCGAAAAGGCGAAGTGA
- the rpsH gene encoding 30S ribosomal protein S8 produces MTMTDPIADMLTRVRNANSAHHDSTSMPFSKLKSHIAEILKSEGYIADFRVEEATVGKTLIIDLKYGPNRERSIAGVRRVSKPGLRVYAKSTNLPKVLGGLGVAIISTSSGLLTDRQAASKGVGGEVLAYVW; encoded by the coding sequence ATGACCATGACAGATCCGATTGCGGACATGCTGACCCGAGTCCGGAACGCCAACTCGGCGCACCACGACTCGACGTCGATGCCGTTTTCGAAGCTCAAGTCTCACATCGCCGAGATCCTCAAGTCCGAGGGATACATTGCGGACTTCCGGGTCGAAGAAGCGACCGTGGGCAAGACCTTGATCATCGACCTCAAGTACGGCCCCAACCGGGAGCGCTCCATCGCCGGCGTCCGCCGCGTGAGCAAGCCCGGTCTGCGCGTGTACGCAAAGTCCACCAACCTGCCGAAGGTTCTCGGTGGACTGGGTGTCGCGATCATTTCGACGTCGTCCGGCCTGTTGACCGACAGGCAGGCCGCTTCCAAGGGTGTAGGCGGGGAAGTCCTCGCTTACGTCTGGTAA
- the rpsC gene encoding 30S ribosomal protein S3 has protein sequence MGQKIHPNGFRLGITTEHNSRWFADSTKEGQRYSDYVKEDVAIRKLMSKGMERAGISHVEIERTRDRVRVDIHTARPGIVIGRRGAEADRLRTSLEKLTGKQVQLNILEVKNPEANAQLVAQGVAEQLAARVNFRRATRKSIQSAQRAGVKGIKVMVSGRLNGAEMSRTEFYREGRVPLHTLRANIDYGFYEARTTFGRIGVKVWIYNGDLTAKELAREQAAAPSRPQRRRDDRPARGGDRGGRGGERGGDRGRRDQAPAESTEAAVEATVEAAATIETPSTSTSEGGDA, from the coding sequence ATGGGTCAGAAAATCCACCCGAACGGTTTCCGCCTCGGCATCACGACCGAGCACAACAGCCGTTGGTTCGCTGACAGCACCAAAGAGGGTCAGCGCTACAGCGACTACGTGAAGGAAGACGTCGCGATCCGCAAGCTCATGTCCAAGGGCATGGAACGCGCCGGAATCTCCCACGTGGAGATCGAGCGCACCCGCGACCGCGTCCGCGTCGACATCCACACCGCTCGCCCGGGCATCGTCATCGGACGCCGCGGCGCCGAAGCCGACCGCCTGCGCACGTCGCTGGAGAAGCTCACCGGCAAGCAGGTTCAGCTGAACATCCTCGAGGTCAAGAACCCTGAGGCCAACGCTCAGCTGGTCGCCCAGGGTGTCGCCGAGCAGCTCGCTGCTCGTGTGAACTTCCGTCGCGCCACGCGCAAGAGCATCCAGTCCGCTCAGCGGGCCGGCGTCAAGGGCATCAAGGTGATGGTCTCCGGTCGTCTGAACGGCGCCGAGATGAGCCGCACCGAGTTCTACCGCGAGGGCCGTGTTCCGCTGCACACCCTGCGCGCCAACATCGACTACGGCTTCTACGAGGCCCGTACGACGTTCGGCCGCATCGGTGTGAAGGTCTGGATCTACAACGGTGACCTCACCGCCAAGGAACTGGCTCGCGAGCAGGCTGCCGCTCCGTCGCGTCCGCAGCGTCGCCGGGACGACCGTCCGGCACGTGGCGGCGACCGCGGTGGACGTGGTGGCGAGCGCGGAGGCGACCGTGGTCGTCGCGACCAGGCTCCTGCCGAGTCCACCGAGGCTGCGGTGGAGGCAACCGTCGAGGCTGCCGCGACCATCGAGACCCCGAGCACGAGTACCTCTGAGGGAGGCGACGCCTGA
- the rplX gene encoding 50S ribosomal protein L24, whose amino-acid sequence MAKMKIKKNDLVQVISGPDKGKQGKVISVNSETERVVVEGVNRVTKHLRAGQPGQASGGIQVVEAPIHVSNVMIVDPETGKPTRIKTRVETVDRDGRNKTVRTRVSVRSGKDL is encoded by the coding sequence ATGGCGAAGATGAAGATCAAGAAGAACGACCTGGTTCAGGTCATCAGCGGGCCCGACAAGGGCAAGCAGGGCAAGGTCATCTCGGTGAACTCCGAGACCGAGCGTGTGGTCGTCGAAGGCGTCAACCGCGTCACCAAGCACCTGCGCGCCGGCCAGCCGGGCCAGGCCAGCGGTGGCATCCAGGTCGTCGAGGCGCCGATCCACGTGTCGAACGTGATGATCGTCGACCCCGAGACCGGCAAGCCGACCCGCATCAAGACCCGTGTCGAGACCGTCGATCGCGACGGTCGCAACAAGACCGTCCGGACCCGCGTGTCCGTTCGCTCGGGTAAGGACCTGTGA
- a CDS encoding type Z 30S ribosomal protein S14 — protein sequence MAKKALINKANAKPKFAVRAYTRCNRCGRPHSVYRKFGLCRICLREMAHRGELPGVTKSSW from the coding sequence ATGGCGAAGAAGGCCCTGATCAACAAGGCGAACGCCAAGCCGAAGTTCGCGGTTCGCGCGTACACGCGCTGCAACCGGTGCGGTCGCCCGCACTCGGTGTACCGCAAGTTCGGCCTGTGCCGTATCTGCCTGCGCGAGATGGCTCACCGCGGCGAACTGCCCGGCGTCACCAAGTCCAGCTGGTGA
- the rpsJ gene encoding 30S ribosomal protein S10 has translation MAGQKIRIRLKSYDHEVIDSSARKIVDTVTRAGATVVGPVPLPTEKNVFCVIRSPHKYKDSREHFEMRTHKRLIDIVDPTPKAVDSLMRLDLPADVNIEIKL, from the coding sequence ATGGCGGGACAGAAGATCCGCATCCGGCTGAAGTCGTATGACCACGAAGTCATCGACAGCTCGGCGCGCAAGATTGTCGACACGGTTACTCGTGCCGGCGCAACGGTGGTCGGCCCTGTGCCGCTCCCGACGGAGAAGAACGTCTTCTGCGTCATCCGTTCGCCGCACAAGTACAAGGACAGCCGCGAGCACTTCGAGATGCGTACGCACAAGCGGCTCATCGACATTGTTGACCCGACGCCCAAGGCAGTCGACTCGCTCATGCGTCTCGACCTCCCGGCTGACGTCAACATCGAGATCAAGCTCTGA
- the rplO gene encoding 50S ribosomal protein L15, with protein sequence MADNEQKTHALKVHHLRPAPGAKTAKTRVGRGEGSKGKTAGRGTKGTGARYQVPERFEGGQTPLHMRLPKMRGFKNPFKVTYQVVNLDKISALFPEGGTVTIDDLVAKGAVRKGQPVKVLGTGEISVKVDLTVTKFSASAKDKIEAAGGSITAA encoded by the coding sequence ATGGCTGACAACGAGCAGAAAACGCACGCACTGAAGGTGCACCACCTGCGTCCTGCCCCCGGTGCCAAGACCGCCAAGACCCGTGTCGGTCGTGGTGAGGGCTCCAAGGGTAAGACCGCCGGACGCGGTACCAAGGGCACCGGCGCTCGGTACCAGGTGCCGGAGCGTTTCGAGGGTGGCCAGACGCCGCTGCACATGCGTCTGCCGAAGATGCGGGGCTTCAAGAACCCGTTCAAGGTGACCTATCAGGTCGTGAACCTCGACAAGATCTCGGCGCTGTTCCCCGAGGGCGGCACCGTGACGATCGACGATCTCGTGGCCAAGGGCGCGGTCCGCAAGGGCCAGCCGGTCAAGGTGCTCGGCACCGGCGAGATCTCCGTCAAGGTCGACCTGACCGTGACCAAGTTCTCGGCTTCGGCCAAGGACAAGATCGAGGCCGCCGGCGGTTCGATCACCGCAGCGTGA
- the rplD gene encoding 50S ribosomal protein L4, protein MISMTSVDILNPSGSKSGSVELPAEIFDVTTNVPLIHQVVVAQLAAARQGTHSTKTRAEVRGGGRKPYRQKGTGRARQGSTRAPQFAGGGIVHGPQPRDYSQRTPKKMKAAALRGALSDRARHGRIHVLTAIVEGDKPSTKSAANLLGGLSDRKNLLVVLARNEEISTLSVRNLADVHVLWADQLNTYDVLCADDVVFTQAALESFLAGPTQAAKLDKGAAKASAPAALVDTDTADNTDETATTEASAEAGGEVTEGGFGSDSAAPLAGGASPDPVKFTVKGNKDSMKYHVAGSRWYDATTAEVWFTTAEAAAAAGFEPAGGAKAQQVKEDDK, encoded by the coding sequence CTGATTTCGATGACTTCCGTTGACATCCTGAACCCGTCGGGTTCGAAGTCGGGCTCCGTCGAGCTGCCGGCCGAGATCTTCGACGTGACCACGAACGTCCCGCTGATCCACCAGGTTGTTGTGGCTCAGCTGGCCGCTGCCCGTCAGGGCACTCACTCCACCAAGACGCGCGCCGAGGTGCGCGGCGGTGGACGCAAGCCGTATCGCCAGAAGGGCACCGGCCGCGCCCGCCAGGGTTCGACCCGTGCGCCGCAGTTCGCCGGTGGTGGCATCGTCCACGGCCCGCAGCCGCGTGACTACAGCCAGCGCACCCCGAAGAAGATGAAGGCCGCCGCCCTGCGCGGAGCCCTCTCGGACCGGGCGCGTCACGGCCGCATCCACGTGCTGACCGCGATCGTCGAGGGTGACAAGCCGTCGACCAAGTCGGCCGCGAACCTGCTCGGTGGTTTGTCGGACCGCAAGAACCTGCTCGTCGTGCTTGCACGCAACGAGGAGATCTCGACGCTCTCGGTGCGCAACCTGGCCGACGTCCACGTGCTGTGGGCCGACCAGCTGAACACCTACGACGTCCTGTGCGCCGACGATGTCGTGTTCACCCAGGCCGCTCTGGAGAGCTTCCTGGCCGGCCCGACGCAGGCCGCGAAGCTGGACAAGGGTGCCGCCAAGGCGTCCGCTCCCGCCGCGCTGGTCGACACCGACACCGCCGACAACACTGACGAGACCGCCACGACCGAGGCTTCGGCCGAGGCCGGCGGCGAGGTGACCGAGGGTGGCTTCGGCTCCGACTCGGCCGCACCACTGGCCGGTGGCGCATCGCCCGACCCGGTGAAGTTCACCGTCAAGGGCAACAAGGACTCGATGAAGTACCACGTCGCCGGTTCGCGTTGGTATGACGCGACCACCGCCGAGGTGTGGTTCACGACCGCCGAGGCCGCGGCTGCCGCAGGCTTCGAGCCGGCCGGTGGAGCCAAGGCTCAGCAGGTCAAGGAGGACGACAAGTGA
- the rplN gene encoding 50S ribosomal protein L14 encodes MIQQESRLKVADNTGAKEILCIRVLGGSGRRYASVGDTIVATVKDAIPGGNVKKGDVVKAVIVRTRKERRRPDGSYIRFDENAAVILKNDGDPRGTRIFGPVGRELRDKKFMKIISLAPEVL; translated from the coding sequence GTGATCCAGCAGGAGTCGCGACTGAAGGTCGCCGACAACACCGGTGCCAAGGAAATCCTTTGCATCCGTGTGCTCGGTGGCTCTGGTCGTCGCTACGCCAGCGTCGGTGACACCATCGTGGCGACCGTCAAGGACGCCATCCCGGGTGGCAACGTCAAGAAGGGCGATGTGGTCAAGGCCGTCATCGTCCGCACCCGCAAGGAGCGCCGTCGTCCGGACGGCAGCTACATCCGCTTCGACGAGAACGCCGCGGTGATCCTCAAGAACGACGGTGACCCCCGTGGCACCCGCATCTTCGGCCCGGTGGGCCGCGAGTTGCGCGACAAGAAGTTCATGAAGATCATCTCGCTCGCACCGGAGGTGCTCTGA
- the rpmC gene encoding 50S ribosomal protein L29, with translation MALGSKDLAPAKLRELGDEELVSQLKEAKQELFNLRFQSATGQLENNSRLRAVRKDIARLYTEMRERELGIGRDAKTESDSDEKVS, from the coding sequence ATGGCTCTTGGTTCCAAGGACCTCGCGCCGGCGAAGCTGCGCGAGCTCGGTGACGAGGAACTCGTTTCCCAGCTCAAGGAAGCCAAGCAGGAACTGTTCAACCTGCGTTTCCAGTCGGCCACCGGTCAGCTGGAGAACAACTCGCGACTGCGCGCCGTCCGCAAGGACATCGCGCGGCTGTACACCGAGATGCGCGAGCGCGAGCTCGGCATCGGCCGGGACGCGAAGACCGAGTCCGACTCCGACGAGAAGGTGAGCTGA
- the rpmD gene encoding 50S ribosomal protein L30, translating into MATLKVTQIRSDIGNKPKARETLRTLGLKRIGHTVEQEDRPEIRGMVRAVRHLVTVEEID; encoded by the coding sequence ATGGCAACGCTGAAGGTGACCCAGATCCGTTCGGATATCGGTAACAAGCCGAAGGCGCGCGAGACCCTGCGGACGTTGGGCCTCAAGCGCATCGGCCACACCGTCGAGCAGGAGGACCGCCCGGAGATCCGTGGCATGGTCCGCGCGGTGCGCCACCTGGTGACCGTTGAGGAGATTGACTGA
- the rplP gene encoding 50S ribosomal protein L16 produces MLIPRRVKHRKQHHPKRTGAAKGGTTVAFGDYGIQALEPAYVTNRQIESARIAMTRYIKRGGKVWINIYPDRPLTKKPAETRMGSGKGSPEWWVANVKPGRVMFELSGVSEEVAREALRLAMHKLPMKCRFVAREGGDF; encoded by the coding sequence ATGTTGATTCCGCGTCGTGTGAAGCACCGTAAGCAGCACCACCCCAAGCGGACCGGTGCAGCCAAGGGCGGCACCACCGTGGCGTTCGGCGACTACGGCATCCAGGCTCTCGAGCCGGCCTACGTCACCAACCGTCAGATCGAGTCCGCTCGTATCGCGATGACCCGCTACATCAAGCGTGGCGGAAAGGTCTGGATCAACATCTACCCGGACCGCCCGCTGACCAAGAAGCCGGCCGAGACCCGCATGGGTTCCGGTAAGGGTTCGCCGGAGTGGTGGGTCGCCAACGTCAAGCCGGGCCGCGTCATGTTCGAGCTGTCCGGTGTGTCCGAAGAAGTTGCTCGCGAGGCCCTGCGCCTGGCGATGCACAAGCTGCCGATGAAGTGCCGCTTCGTCGCACGTGAAGGTGGTGACTTCTGA
- the rpsE gene encoding 30S ribosomal protein S5 — MAGPQRRGAAGSAQGGPENSDNNNNANDRGGRGGRGGRDGGRDNRRGNQNDDRNQYLERVVAINRVAKVVQGGRRFSFTALVVVGDGQGTVGVGYGKAKEVPAAIAKAVEEAKKNFFRVPMIGGTVPHPVQGEAAAGVVLLRPAAPGTGVIAGGPVRAVLECAGVHDVLSKSLGSDNAINIVGATVAALKGLERPEAVAARRGMPLDHVAPVALQRAMAAAAAEKSAEKAGA, encoded by the coding sequence ATGGCTGGACCCCAGCGTCGAGGTGCCGCTGGCTCCGCCCAGGGCGGCCCCGAGAACAGCGACAACAACAACAACGCCAACGACCGCGGCGGCCGTGGTGGCCGTGGTGGACGTGACGGCGGTCGCGACAACCGTCGTGGCAACCAGAACGACGACCGCAACCAGTACCTGGAGCGCGTCGTCGCGATCAACCGCGTGGCCAAGGTCGTGCAGGGTGGTCGCCGGTTCAGCTTCACCGCGCTCGTCGTGGTGGGCGACGGCCAGGGCACCGTGGGTGTCGGCTACGGCAAGGCCAAGGAAGTTCCGGCCGCCATCGCCAAGGCTGTCGAGGAGGCGAAGAAGAACTTCTTCCGCGTCCCGATGATCGGTGGCACCGTGCCGCACCCGGTCCAGGGTGAGGCTGCTGCAGGCGTCGTCCTGCTGCGTCCGGCTGCTCCCGGTACCGGTGTCATCGCCGGTGGTCCGGTGCGCGCCGTCCTGGAGTGCGCCGGTGTTCACGACGTGCTGTCCAAGTCGCTCGGCTCGGACAACGCGATCAACATCGTCGGCGCCACCGTCGCGGCCCTCAAGGGCCTCGAGCGTCCCGAGGCTGTCGCGGCTCGCCGCGGTATGCCGCTGGACCACGTCGCCCCGGTCGCGCTGCAGCGCGCCATGGCCGCTGCTGCTGCGGAGAAGTCCGCTGAGAAGGCAGGTGCGTGA